The Lycium ferocissimum isolate CSIRO_LF1 chromosome 1, AGI_CSIRO_Lferr_CH_V1, whole genome shotgun sequence genome includes a region encoding these proteins:
- the LOC132031147 gene encoding uncharacterized protein LOC132031147 encodes MDLTAFRLAFSGGLIGLVQLLPQGSLHPITMRIAQYSFILSGFLELIKLTFPNFYKPLVKLVSEVYSWISLASITSLLLPAKIMCPIFLSMPAWKILCWIFLKMEQHFGDTEFWRFLLNLMFDLRRMMNRVFHMREVWPILPL; translated from the exons ATGGATCTGACGGCTTTTCGGTTAGCATTCTCAGGCGGGTTAATTGGCTTGGTGCAGCTTCTGCCACAGGGCTCTCTGCATCCGATAACCATGAGGATCGCACAGTACTCTTTTATTTTATCCGGGTTTCTGGAACTAATTAAGCTCACTTTCCCCAATTTTTATAAGCCTCTTGTTAAACTTGTTTCGGAGGTCTACAGTTGGATTTCACTGGCGAGTATCACCTCGCTTTTGTTGCCAGCTAAGATCATGTGTCCCATCTTCCTTTCTATGCCTGCGTGGAAAATACTTTGTTGGATCTTCCTGAAAATGGAGCAGCATTTTGGTGATACTGAGTTTTGGAGGTTTCTACTGAATTTGAT GTTTGATCTGAGGAGGATGATGAACAGGGTATTTCATATGAGGGAAGTCTGGCCCATACTTCCTCTCTGA